The following proteins are encoded in a genomic region of Necator americanus strain Aroian chromosome II, whole genome shotgun sequence:
- a CDS encoding hypothetical protein (NECATOR_CHRII.G7189.T1) produces MTTRGDIRLSVSDKGGEFVVMSQALDREITNLHLQDETIYRRVTEKEFLEQCKRLNHVWMTMGKSAGLDERFVSRLKLDKPTCPVFYSLIKTHKLKPDEVNSTSAATFKIRPIISCVGGPTDRISWFLNKIVSQILPKIPSHLSNTHHFLERLRNARVEGNCVIESFDVTSLYTNVKNSEALQALSR; encoded by the coding sequence ATGACTACAAGAGGGGACATACGCCTTTCAGTAAGCGATAAGGGTGGGGAATTCGTAGTCATGTCACAGGCTCTTGATcgggaaataacaaatcttcacttgcaagatgaaacgatctatcgccgcgtaacagagaaagaattccttgAGCAGTGCAAACGCTTGAATCATGTATGGATGACTATGGGAAAATCTGCTGGCCTTGACGAACGATTTGTTAGCCGCCTAAAGCTTGACAAACCGACCTGCCCTGTGTTCTACAGCCTCATCAAAACGCATAAGCTGAAACCCGATGAGGTCaactcaacatcagcggccacattcaaaatccgaccaataataagttgtgtgggaggaccaacggatcgcatttcgtggttccttaataaaatcgtgagtcaaattttgcctaaaataccatctcatttgtcgaacacgcaccatttccttgagcgattacgcaatgcgagagttgagggcaactgcgtaatagagtcctttgatgtaacctcactctacacgaatgtaaaaaacagtgaggcgctgcaagctctctcgagatga
- a CDS encoding hypothetical protein (NECATOR_CHRII.G7190.T1), which translates to MTVCDLLQEYDAAVRPSGRTPYNNTKGPVVVTTSLNIRSISAVSEKNMEFVAQFRFRQEWFDDRLRFMDHQGPLSPEFRNFEFIHVARDQRLWIPDTFFQNERNGWYHMLDQENRFLKIRSDGKLIYDRRLTLHLSCSMHLSRYPMDSQLCEIAFASYAYTTDDIKYEWDVEAIRIHDGANGALPNFDIATFTNGTCHSKTNTGEYSCLRVELKLNRVFSFFLLQLYIPSSMLVGVAWVSYWIDWKSTAARVPLAIVTLLTMITTSHAINSNLPPVSYAKSIDIWVGACVVFIFFSLIEYAVVNYMGIMDEHRQMRKAACNRSRLSNVIDNQFYMQCAEQMTSPTSFVGFSPQEKKRLLRRKRNRSFELREEEVGMEMDGIELGDLVPPRTAGHIEQGWTFQDTTDLVYIGQRKRVELVRWCSVLSSRGRAERIDIIARIIFPIAFIMFNFAYWSIYLDNSE; encoded by the exons ATGACAGTTTGCGATCTGCTGCAGGAGTATGACGCTGCAGTTCGCCCTAGTGGACGAACACCATACAATAACACTA AAGGTCCTGTGGTCGTAACGACAAGCCTCAATATTCGCTCAATCTCCGcagtttccgaaaaaaatatg GAATTTGTGGCTCAGTTCCGATTTCGTCAAGAATGGTTTGACGATAGGTTGCGTTTTATGGATCATCAG GGTCCGCTTTCTCCAGAATTTCGTAATTTTGAGTTTATTCATGTAGCTAGGGACCAACGTTTATGGATTCCGGACACATTTTTCCAAAACGAACGAAACGGGTGGTACCATATGTTGGACCAG GAGAATCGCTTCTTGAAGATTCGCTCAGACGGGAAACTCATTTATGATAGACG ATTAACACTTCACTTATCATGCTCTATGCATTTATCGCGTTATCCAATGGACTCGCAACTCTGCGAAATCGCATTTGCTTCCT ATGCCTACACCACCGACGACATCAAGTACGAATGGGATGTTGAGGCGATCCGGATCCACGACGGAGCCAACGGTGCTCTGCCCAACTTCGACATCGCCACCTTCACGAACGGGACATGCCATTCCAAAACAAACACTG GTGAGTATTCATGCTTGCGAGTGGAACTGAAGCTGAATCGTGTGTTCTCGTTCTTCCTTCTGCAACTGTACATTCCGTCGTCGATGTTGGTCGGCGTAGCTTGGGTTTCTTACTGGATTGATTGGAAAAGTACTGCCGCTCGTGTGCCATTAGCAATCGTCACCCTTCTTACAATGATAACTACTTCACACG CCATTAACTCAAATTTGCCTCCCGTCTCCTATGCGAAGTCGATCGACATTTGGGTCGGAGCGTGCGTTG TGTTCATCTTCTTTTCGTTGATTGAGTACGCTGTTGTCAATTACATGGGGATTATGGATGAACACAG ACAAATGAGGAAAGCAGCATGCAATCGCAGTCGCCTTTCGAATGTGATAGATAACCAATTCTACATGCAGTGCGCTGAGCAGATGACTTCGCCAACCTCCTTCGTCGGATTCAGTCCACAAGAGAAAAAG CGCCTTCTTCGTCGTAAACGCAATAGGTCATTCGAGTTGCGCGAGGAGGAAGTCGGGATGGAAATGGACGGTATTGAACTTGGCGACTTAGTACCGCCCAGAACAGCAGGACATATCGAGCAGGGTTGGACGTTTCAg gacacaACAGATCTTGTCTATATCGGACAACGTAAAAGGGTGGAGCTGGTTAGATGGTGCAGTGTACTGTCCTCCAGAGGTCGTGCAGAAAGAATTGATATTATCGCCAG GATAATATTTCCTATCGCCTTTATTATGTTCAACTTCGCTTACTGGAGCATATATTTGGATAACAGTGAATAA
- a CDS encoding hypothetical protein (NECATOR_CHRII.G7191.T1), which translates to MLATIGFRKKSCQREKAEKVDGARFWQVTKGSGGFRAACSDRATVPQRPASRVVAYLPACLPPPAQPTRNGYGRLYRSRRCIEDSDTEALDLADDPTLGVVTQLAVKSTHFTPSAGYSNKRWLLDYTKSG; encoded by the exons ATGTTAGCGACAATAGgctttagaaaaaagagctgTCAGCGTGAAAAAGCAGAGAAGGTCGACGGGGCCCGATTTTGGCAAGTGACAAAGGGTAGCGGTGGG TTCCGAGCGGCATGTTCCGACAGAGCGACAGTGCCACAACGACCCGCCTCTCGCGTCGTCGCCTACCTACCTGCCTGCCTGCCTCCGCCTGCACAACCCACTCGAAATGGTTATGGGCGATTGTATCGAAGTCGAAGATGCATAGAAGATAGCGACACTGAAGCATTAGATCTAGCAGATGATCCGACGCTAGGGGTCGTGACCCAATTGGCGGTGAAAAGCACACATTTCACACCTTCGGCAGGCTACAGTAACAAACGATGGCTTTTAGATTACACGAAGAGCGGATAA
- a CDS encoding hypothetical protein (NECATOR_CHRII.G7187.T1): protein MGQRLAPVLAICFMSRIEEPVLSRRPIMYCRYIDDCCIITSTQSEMDECFRILNQQSQYIRLTRETPKEGWLPYLNTQISTSNGIIRVKWYRKESCKNIILHAKSAHPTAVKRAVIRNMFKTASEVCTGNQERHESRRLALKIACANGHTVRPHYRRTRTVNSNVPRENKISLCLPFISDSVSAAVQRSIIQAQLQNDVILVNIPNANIKSQLVRNRLYDRYCICERCVICPYGKTGDCAKMGVIYEIECLICNATYVGETGRNLGVRINEHMAGKRRKSLITPLGRHRHEAHNGNDYDVKCVILAHETEISARKTLEAFFILKRNPSMNNRNECLSITNEFLPLVPLCDL from the coding sequence atgggtcaacgattagcaccagtactggcgatctgcttcatgagcaggatcgaagaaccagtgctttcgcgtagaccaataatgtattgcagatatattgacgactgttgcatcataacatcaacacagtccgaaatggacgagtgtttccgaatactcaaccaacaatcgcaatatataagactcacacgagaaaccccaaaagaaggatggcttccgtacctcaacacacaaataagtacttcaaacggcattattagagtaaagtggtatcgcaaagaaagttgcaagaacatcatattgcacgccaaatctgcacatccgactgcagtgaaacgcgcagtgattcgtaatatgttcaaaaccgctagtgaagtatgcactggcaaccaagaacgacacgaatcacgaagactagccttgaaaatcgcatgtgccaatggccatacagtacgtccgcattaccgaagaacccgcactgtaaatagcaatgttccgcgcgaaaacaaaatctctctttgtcttccttttatctctgacagtgtcagtgccgctgttcagcgcagcattatccaagcacaattacaaaatgacgtgatcttggtaaatatcccaaatgcaaacatcaaaagccagcttgttagaaacagactatatgatagatactgcatctgtgaaagatgtgttatttgtccttacggaaaaacaggcgactgcgcaaaaatgggggtaatatatgagattgagtgcttgatatgcaatgcaacttacgttggggagaccggtaggaatcttggagtgaggattaatgaacacatggccggaaaacgacgaaaaagtttgataacaccactaggaaggcacagacatgaggcccacaacgggaacgattacgatgtgaaatgcgttatactggctcacgaaacagaaatatcggcaaggaagacgttggaggcgttttttattcttaaaagaaacccttcaatgaataataggaatgaatgcttgtccataacgaatgagttcttgccacttgtaccgctctgtgacctataa
- a CDS encoding hypothetical protein (NECATOR_CHRII.G7188.T1): protein MTTRGDIRLSVSDKGGEFVVMSQALDREITNLHLQDETIYRRVTEKEFLVQCKRLNHVWMTMGKSAGLDERFVSRLKLDKPTCPVFYSLIKTHKLKPDEVNSTSAATFKIRPIISCVGGPTDRISWFLNKIVSQILPKIPSHLSNTHHFLERLRNARVEGNCVIESFDVTSLYTNVKNSEALQVSLR from the coding sequence ATGACTACAAGAGGGGACATACGCCTTTCAGTAAGCGATAAGGGTGGGGAATTCGTAGTCATGTCACAGGCTCTTGATcgggaaataacaaatcttcacttgcaagatgaaacgatctatcgccgcgtaacagagaaagaattccttgTGCAGTGCAAACGCTTGAATCATGTATGGATGACTATGGGAAAATCTGCTGGCCTTGACGAACGATTTGTTAGCCGCCTAAAGCTTGACAAACCGACCTGCCCTGTGTTCTACAGCCTCATCAAAACGCATAAGCTGAAACCCGATGAGGTCaactcaacatcagcggccacattcaaaatccgaccaataataagttgtgtgggaggaccaacggatcgcatttcgtggttccttaataaaatcgtgagtcaaattttgcctaaaataccatctcatttgtcgaacacgcaccatttccttgagcgattacgcaatgcgagagttgagggcaactgcgtaatagagtcctttgatgtaacctcactctacacgaatgtaaaaaacagtgaggcgctgcaagtctctctgagatga